A region of Porites lutea chromosome 13, jaPorLute2.1, whole genome shotgun sequence DNA encodes the following proteins:
- the LOC140922838 gene encoding uncharacterized protein → MPPRKNKRGDRGSTEDEPRNPKKSNMAAEENIDVEEPIEAGKEQEEPSLLEIKALLVDIQIQIAAVLSENRTLKKEIEELKESANFYEKELKDLKESLQKTKDEYKELKHMLASTRNELKTTKENLGKQKEESDRLWEHHDDLEQYTRKNSLEIHGIPEDAYPSTEAAVIKVAEALNITIEPEEIEISHKLNRGKSIIVKFCNHKVKSKLYKERTKLKDVKIKDLFPSYPSNAQERQRIFINENLTAYRRRIMKEANKRRQEGTLLSVWSLDGKIFVKTSPYGSPVRIFSEEDLDQL, encoded by the coding sequence ATGCCTCCCAGAAAGAATAAAAGAGGTGATCGTGGCTCAACCGAAGACGAACCAAGAAATCCGAagaaatccaacatggcggccgaggAAAACATTGATGTTGAAGAACCGATTGAAGCGGGCAAGGAACAAGAAGAGCCTAGCCTTCTTGAAATCAAGGCTCTACTGGTCGACATACAAATCCAAATAGCTGCAGTTCTTAGCGAAAATCGAACGCTGAAGAAGGAAAtcgaagaattaaaagaatctGCCAACTTCTACGAGAAGGAGCTTAAAGATTTGAAAGAGTCCTTGCAAAAGACCAAGGACGAatacaaagaattaaaacaCATGCTAGCCTCAACAAGGAACGagcttaaaacaacaaaggagaatctaggaaagcaaaaagaagaatcCGATCGACTGTGGGAACACCATGATGATTTGGAACAATACACTCGAAAGAACTCgctggaaatccatggaattccagaaGATGCGTATCCCAGTACGGAGGCCGCGGTCATCAAGGTTGCTGAAGCCCTAAATATCACCATAGAGCCTGAAGAAATAGAGATTTCACACAAGCTGAATCGGGGCAAATCCattatagtgaaattttgcaaTCATAAAGTGAaatcgaaactttacaaagaacgCACCAAACTAAAGGATGTCAAAATCAAAGATCTATTTCCCAGCTACCCTTCAAATGCACAGGAACGACAACGTATTTTTATAAACGAGAACCTCACGGCTTATAGGCGTAGAATCATGAAAGAAGCGAACAAGAGAAGACAAGAGGGTACTCTACTCAGTGTTTGGTCTTTGGATGGTAAGATTTTTGTTAAGACATCACCCTATGGCTCCcctgttagaattttttccgaaGAGGACTTAGATCAATTATAA
- the LOC140923445 gene encoding uncharacterized protein has protein sequence MADNCIQCQQPVTAKQQGIQCDGCFKWNHRTCNTGISQQEYRAAVRAGAEIVWFCPLCPVAESSRISMTESSADILESEEFNPPLRDSFADQSTIYGPQAQPAIEESSEEAMVLLNELGDEPCPALPKPDHLARAANRVRQSTRPRDPSDLDFDLCHEHIPDGFLKADIKNSGKRRHLIFATDQQLAHLSKAKVWYIDGTFKLVKHPFQQLFTINAFQRTDDHAKQVPLVFVLMSGRKKKDYRKVMKSILEMLPVEPDVRQITIDFEKALWGVLRQLFPEVRIKGCVFHWTQALWRKIQELGLQHQYSNDQGTYLYLRKFMALPFLPEDQIPPMFEQLSLKATTAPLKQFVNYVAETWIRSSIWPPSSWSVFMMATRSNNDIEGWHNGLHRRASGRWNMPFYLLIDLLHQEARLTALRIRLVSEKKLTRIQRKKYRSVQAQVFNLWDDYSSQRKNAEQLLRQCAHLNGPKRSR, from the exons ATGGCCGACAACTGCATCCAGTGTCAACAACCCGTCacagcaaaacaacaaggaatTCAGTGCGACGGTTGCTTCAAATGGAATCACAGAACTTGTAATACTG gtaTTTCTCAACAAGAATATCGCGCTGCTGTGCGCGCAGGTGCCGAGATCGTCTGGTTCTGTCCACTTTGTCCCGTGGCTGAAAGCTCGAGAATCTCCATGACAGAGTCATCAGCAGACATTCTAGAGTCAGAAGAGTTCAACCCTCCTTTGAGAGATTCGTTCGCGGACCAATCGACGATTTACGGTCCCCAGGCACAGCCAGCAATTGAAGAGTCCAGTGAGGAAGCTATG GTCCTTCTAAATGAACTTGGAGATGAGCCATGTCCCGCACTTCCTAAACCTGATCATCTCGCCAGGGCCGCCAACAGAGTTCGACAGTCTACGAGACCAAGGGATCCCTCAGATTTGGATTTCGACCTCTGCCACGAGCATATTCCAGACGGTTTCCTGAAGGCGGATATTAAGAATAGTGGAAAACGACGCCACCTCATCTTTGCAACAGACCAGCAGCTGGCTCACCTAAGCAAAGCAAAGGTTTGGTACATAGATGGTACATTCAAGTTAGTCAAACATCCGTTCCAGCAACTGTTTACGATCAACGCGTTTCAGCGCACCGACGATCACGCGAAGCAAGTTCCACTGGTCTTCGTATTGATGtctggaagaaagaaaaaagactatCGTAAG gTCATGAAGTCTATCCTTGAGATGCTTCCTGTTGAGCCTGATGTCCGGCAGATCACGattgattttgaaaaggcaTTGTGGGGTGTTCTTCGCCAGCTCTTTCCTGAAGTGAGGATCAAGGGATGCGTGTTCCATTGGACGCAGGCTCTTTGGAGGAAG ATTCAAGAGTTGGGGCTCCAGCATCAATACAGCAACGACCAAGGCACCTACCTTTATCTCCGGAAATTCATGGCGCTACCATTCCTTCCAGAAGATCAAATCCCACCTATGTTTGAGCAGCTAAGTCTGAAAGCCACCACCGCCCCACTGAAACAGTTCGTAAACTACGTCGCCGAAACGTGGATCCGCAGCAGCATCTGGCCTCCATCAAGCTGGAGCGTCTTCATGATGGCCACCAGGAGCAACAACGACATCGAAGGCTGGCATAACGGCCTACACAGGCGTGCTTCAGGTAGATGGAATATGCCATTCTACCTCCTCATCGACCTTCTGCACCAAGAGGCCCGGCTGACAGCCCTGAGAATCCGTTTAGTCTCGGAAAAAAAACTGACCAGGATTCAGCGCAAGAAATACAGGTCAGTTCAAGCCCAAGTATTTAATCTTTGGGATGATTACAGTAGCCAAAGAAAAAATGCGGAACAGCTTCTTCGTCAATGTGCCCATCTCAATGGACCTAAACGCTCTAGATAA